The genomic window TACTACGTGGGTGACGATTTGCGGTACGCGTAATGGCTTCAGTGCGAGCGTTATGGCTTCAGTGCAAGACTTAAAATTACTCAGGCGTTTCTTGCACTACTCTTTGCTTGAAATGTTATGTAGGTGTTTAACATACCATTAGCCTCGTTGGTAGCTAAAAACAGAGTGCATTCGCCTTACACTAATCATAGATATCAGAGGCGCGTACAATGTacttaagcgcctctaaaaatatttTGGATTAATCGACTGCTGAGGCGCGCGTTTTGACAAGCTTTTCCACTATTGAACTAAAATGTTAGAATACACGAGTAACACGTGCAATCTATAAGCACGCGCGTCTAGATCTAGAGTGGAGTGTCAGGCTGACTCTTGACATTATTAGTCGCgtgagtgatatatatatatatcgtaGCAAGTATTTGATTATAAAGGCTTGAAAAGAAAACACAAAGAAGCAGACAGTGATGATGTAGGAAGAGTAGATATTGGAAGAGGCAGTGGAGGTGGTGGCAGAGGAAGAGGAAGAATAGATACTGGCAGAGGAAGACGAGGTGGTGGCAGAGGCAGGGGAAGTGACAGATTTAGAGGCAAGGGAGGTGGCGCTAGAGGAAGAGGAGCATACAAACCAATTAATGATATGCAGGATGGCTATAGAGGAGGAGGTAGAGGCTACAGAGGAGGGACTAGAGGGAGAACAGACAGAAGAGAGCATGCTGAAACAATGATGAAATATGATGATGAATTTTATAGAAAAGATCAATCATttgtaattaattattattgtactaaggccactccaagtcataccttagtttctggtcactcccaagcctacaaatggatgcgggcgggcggatgatcaggacttcaggactatagactctactgtgacaatatactgtatggtattattatttgctcaatttagcaaattcatcaGTAGtgttgattttatacttaaccaacaacataagtagttgtgcttcggcaaaaaatgcactaggaaagttgttgatggatcatggctagttatacactgatgtatagcatttaagtatatatttatttatttatttagaatatactataggaaatgttttgctcatgtagctacttatgctttccaagtgaaataaatgtctcattagctatgtcaggaaagtattactatgacttatagctaagttgttcaaatgatcatgatacacaatgaaatttaacttctattttcacatcagaaattcttcattcaaatgtaaagtcttagcccactagctatgtgtttccagccttctattcagtaaccttgagaaaggtaactgtcaaagttttgagtcattgagtgctccatgcagactactgttttttagtgatcatctgggaatgtttaaactataagggtttctgcttgccaatctaattttagttatggaaaagtttaagtttaagctcaccgaatgttgccggctttccatacccctgtagtgttcagtgataaggaattagactaatcattagaggactacatttgaattataaagttaaagctatggcccatctgcatggactagtagttaatgctactgaaattactttggttacagaagctttagtaacagttataatctgaacagctatataatcaaggacaaaactagctatagttagaaacattttattagtgtggcatatatacctaatatatacctaatattagagttaagagtagtgtgactgctctattggaatccctgaatgctctattagagtatatcgatcttttgcagtaaaaaataagtgtcttgctgggtcacgtgcacttaagcacctgtaatattaataatagtcctcataaactagggtttcaggtttaccatgcgggcgggtgaccagaaactaaggtttgacttggtgtggcctaaataACTTTTGCTGAGTTCACATGCTTTTGTCCTTTTAACACTTATCAGATAAAATATGCATAATGACTGATATATATGATTGAAGCCAAACTATAGCTATTATAAATGtcactatcaacactttcttatAGCTTTAATTACTTAAAGCCTCCATTTGCTGAGTTCACATGCTTTTGCCCTTTTAACACTTATCAAAGAAAATATGCATAATGACTGATATATATGATTGAAGCCAAACTATAGCTATTATAATTGCATATAATGtcactatcaacactttcttatAGCTTTAATTACTTAAGCCTCCACTATAAAACTACTGCATGCATGTGGTTATTTTATGCTgcatttcactgctactataaTATCACAACACATGCACGTGCATGTTCTGACTTGATGATCTCTACATATGTAATATGCACAGCATCGCAGGGTAACATTCCATAATCTGTATGCCTGTATAGCTCGATCCCCCTGCAGAGATAAaatttatgttacaaaaaagttttcAAACAAATATGTtaagaaaattagaaattttaaactgGAGTAAGGAGCATATAGTACATAAATAAGTGCATGGTGCaggcatgatattaaatttcagtaaaacaatataacaagtgttatatccctcaggggcgtaccgagggggtttccaggggtttcaggaaaccccttcgaattttacacactacttgaaacagtaagaaattgaaacttcaggtttccagaatctggaatctatcatggaacaggacacattgcaaacttttatcttagttaaataatagtttctcacacgATAACAACACTTATAgcttatgattttggtgaaaagatcgagatactctaataaagcagtcaggcaatataaactactctaatataacagtcacttggctgtagtggaaaccccttttcaaaattcctgcgtacgcccctgtCCCTATACTCTGCAATTTC from Dysidea avara chromosome 2, odDysAvar1.4, whole genome shotgun sequence includes these protein-coding regions:
- the LOC136247954 gene encoding probable H/ACA ribonucleoprotein complex subunit 1-like protein, producing MLKSDNLDPSVGDDIHTLHVVLMQVFDYKGLKRKHKEADSDDVGRVDIGRGSGGGGRGRGRIDTGRGRRGGGRGRGSDRFRGKGGGARGRGAYKPINDMQDGYRGGGRGYRGGTRGRTDRREHAETMMKYDDEFYRKDQSFRATFSESL